Below is a window of Planctomycetes bacterium MalM25 DNA.
CAACCGGACATCACGCTGGCCAAGAAGCACCTCGATTGGGAGCCCAAGATCAAGCTCGACGAGGGCCTCTCCAAGACGATCGAGTGGTTCCAGTCGGTCAGCCTCGAAGACTTCCGCGCTCCGACGCCGAACTACTGATTCTTGCTCTCATTGCGTCGCGAACGCCAGCGGTCGTACCCGATCGCCAGCGTCACGCCGACCGAGTCGGCCAACCAGTCGGCCAAGTCGCCAACCCGGTTGAAGAAAGGTTGTGTCGCCTCGTCGAATGCCCCGTACGCGATCGCGATCGCGGCGACTACGTGGCGGCCTCGCCCTGCTAGTAAACCGCCGGGGCGGCGCCAGGCACGGAGCATCAGCGTTGTCAGCAGGAAGTACGCCGACGCGTGGATGAGCTTGTCGTAGTCCAGGGCGGCGCCGGCGATCGCCTCGGGCGCCGGGATGTGAGTCGCCGTGAAGAGGATCGTCCAGTACGCCATCAGCACGCCGAGCCAACGCCGATTCGACGTCCGAAAAGACTCGGCCGAGCTCAGCTTCAGGTCGGGGGAGGCGGACATCGTGGAGGGCGGCAAACGGAGTTCGGCGGGGGTTCAAGAGACTGACGGCGGAGGACGGGTCGGCTAACCTTACGTCACGTCCGCCCCGGGTGATTCCTCGTCGGCGGGAGAATCGTCAAATCCCCCGACCCAATCCGTACGATGCTGCTCGCTCAACCGGAAGACCTGGCCTACATGCAAGCGGCGTTGGCCGAAGCTGAGCGGGCGGCCGCCGAGGGGGAAGTGCCGGTCGGGGCGATCGTCGTCTGCCGCGACCAGATCATCGCCGCGGCGCACAACCAACGCGAGACCCTCCACGACCCGACGGCCCACGCGGAGATGATCGCCATTACCCAGGCCGCCGAGTCGCTCGGCGCCTGGCGACTGGAGGGCTGCACCCTCTACGTGACGCTCGAACCCTGCCCGATGTGCGCCGGCGCGATCGTGCAGGCGCGCGTGCCACGCGTCGTGTACGGAGCCACCGATCCCAAGGCGGGCGCGGTCGAGAGCCTCTACTCGCTGCTCAGCGATCAGCGGTTGAACCACCGCTGCGACCTCGAACGTGGCGTGCTCGCCGAGCCGTGCGGCGCGATCCTCAGCGAGTTCTTTCGCGCCCGGCGACGCTAGCGATCAGAAGCCGAAGAGGCGGCTCCAGAAGAAGCTCCGTTTGCCGATGTTCGGCAGGCCCTCGGTGAAGTCGTTGCCGGGCGAGACCTCGTCGCCGTTGACGGTGATACTGCTGATCTGGTTCTCGCCGGACACGTCGGCTCCGGGAGTGTCGGACGATTCGTCGAGGTCGGGGAACGCCCCCGGCTGCGCCTGAACCACCCGGTAAACGCCGGGAAGCAAGTCGGTAAAGGTGTACTCGCCGTTGGCGTTGGTCGTGGTTGTCGCAACGATGTCGTCCGCCGCGTCGAACAGCGTGAGCGCCACACCCTGGATCGGCTGGTCCTCGGCGTCGAGTGTGTTGTCGCCGTCCACGTCGACGTAGACCTGGCCCGTGATCGTGCCGAGCGGGATCTCTGAAGTCGACTGGGCGGTCGACTGATTGTTTGCCAGGGTGATCTCGGCCTCGGCGCCGACGACGCTCGCCGTGTTGGTCAGCGTGCCAACGAAGTTCGCGTTGATCTGGGCGACGATCGTCACCCGCGCTGTGCCCTGATCCGCCAGCGTGCCGAGGTTGTACGTGAGTTGCGTCCCGCCCGCGACGGGCGTGCTGGAGGTGGGCGTCGTCGAGCCGGCCGAGACGAACGTCAGTCCGGTCGGCAGCGTGTCGGTCATGACGACCGAGGTCGCTGTCGAGGGCCCGTTGTTCACCGTATCGATCGTGTAGGTGATCAGGTCGCCGGGCGCGAGCGTCTCATCGGCGTCGTTGTCGATCTTGGAAATCGCCAGGTCGATCTCCGGCGTGACCGTTGTGGCGGCGGTGGCGGTGTTGTTATTCGTGTTCGATTCGTCGACGCCCGCCGTGACCGCCGTGTTGGTGAGCGTGCCGGACGCATCGTTGTCGATCGTGGCGTTGATCGTGATGATGGCCGACTGACCGTTCGTGAGCGTGCCGATCGTCGAGGTAACGGTCGGGTTGCCCGGCGTGCCGGTGACCGTCTCGCCGGCGACGCTCGTTGAGCCCGACGCGTAGGTCACCCCGGTCGGCAGCGTGTCGGTCAGCGTCACGCCGGTCGCCGTGGTCGGTCCGTTGTTGGTGACCGTCACCGTGTACTGCAACGCATCGCCCGGAGCGGCGAGGCTGTCGTTCACGTCCTTGTCGATGACCAGGTCGTAGCCGAAGAAGCCGAAGTCGAGTGTGCGGTTCGTGTCGTCGTCCGCGTCGCCATCGGTTATGGGTTCGTCACCAGCGACCAACGTCACGCCGAGCGACCGGACGCTGTTGTCGCCCTGCGTCGTGCCCTTGTCGGTCCCGTTGACGTCGGCG
It encodes the following:
- a CDS encoding VanZ like family protein, with product MSASPDLKLSSAESFRTSNRRWLGVLMAYWTILFTATHIPAPEAIAGAALDYDKLIHASAYFLLTTLMLRAWRRPGGLLAGRGRHVVAAIAIAYGAFDEATQPFFNRVGDLADWLADSVGVTLAIGYDRWRSRRNESKNQ
- the tadA_3 gene encoding tRNA-specific adenosine deaminase; amino-acid sequence: MLLAQPEDLAYMQAALAEAERAAAEGEVPVGAIVVCRDQIIAAAHNQRETLHDPTAHAEMIAITQAAESLGAWRLEGCTLYVTLEPCPMCAGAIVQARVPRVVYGATDPKAGAVESLYSLLSDQRLNHRCDLERGVLAEPCGAILSEFFRARRR